A genome region from Labilibaculum antarcticum includes the following:
- a CDS encoding TonB-dependent receptor, translating to MKKALLLVYSLFILFPCLAIGEQEISIGHKGMTFIEFTNDLNEKYQIKIFFDKTWIENIRLKKSYSNENITDILTDIFAGTQLRFIAKDNLIVLTKYENIKQEFSLQEKVANTTKEVEYVEENKDISNLQEQEYKIHEIGTALGKKKVKLFGEVSHFESSQPLKGVEIYLLNLTKGVTSDKNGYFELDLPPGFYTLHFKFMGLKSSSRKINLRGDGRIDIQLISETQTINEIRVLAKDDKVKRTSMGLEYIQAKDIESLPSALGEPDIIKSTTMLPGVESAGEGSIGFNVRGGSADQNLILIDNAPIYYPAHFFGFFSAFNNDMIQDASLYKSSIPVQFGGRISSTYDIHSNNQIDNKINGKVGISPITTKAFLNVPLLKNKLSIMNSFRFTYSDWIVDKIDSKELVDSKANFYDLHGKINYKPNPNNQFELSYYNSKDEFQLHSDTIYNFNNFVSSLNWRHRFSEKLKMNNSGYFTSFSYDMSATEIANNAFKLTHRVNEGGFKAFLNYEKDLYTNIDMGTELKYYNISPGDMKPYSESSVVSKNNLPEESGLESALFVGIKHEFIGSITAEAGIRYSLYGNMGKREELTYLDGITSRYNILDTLSTSAGLNNIYHGPEYRISINYALNPSTSIKASYNRTRQYIHLLSNTTSISPTDTWKLSDKYLKPQIGDQVSLGFYKNIFNSTMEFSAETYYKKVQNAKDYKDGAQLFLNKYAENEVLNAEGKNYGLELFLRKNKGRFNAMVSYTYSRSYLKSKDKTGEFAVSDGDWYKAPYDKPHNIKAFFSFKLSRRFIFSTNLVYHTGRPATYPIAKYRLQGIPIIYYSERNEYRLPNYFRTDISLLVEGNLKKNKAYHTSWTFGLYNLTARNNAYSVYFRSEDSFVVGYKLSIFGNAIPTISYNIEF from the coding sequence ATGAAAAAAGCACTCCTATTAGTATATAGTTTGTTCATACTTTTCCCATGTTTGGCAATAGGCGAACAAGAAATTAGTATTGGTCATAAAGGAATGACATTCATTGAATTCACAAATGACCTGAATGAAAAATATCAAATAAAAATATTTTTTGATAAAACTTGGATTGAAAATATTCGACTTAAAAAGTCTTATTCAAATGAAAATATCACAGATATTCTCACAGACATTTTCGCTGGCACACAATTAAGGTTCATTGCAAAAGACAATTTAATTGTACTTACCAAATATGAAAATATCAAACAAGAATTCAGTCTTCAGGAAAAAGTGGCTAATACAACAAAAGAAGTCGAATACGTTGAGGAAAATAAAGATATTTCAAACTTGCAGGAACAAGAGTATAAAATTCATGAAATTGGAACTGCCCTTGGCAAGAAAAAAGTAAAATTATTTGGTGAGGTGAGCCATTTTGAAAGCTCTCAACCCCTTAAAGGTGTTGAAATATATCTTCTGAATCTAACAAAAGGAGTAACATCTGATAAGAATGGTTATTTTGAATTAGATCTTCCCCCAGGGTTTTACACTTTACACTTTAAATTTATGGGACTAAAATCCAGTTCCCGAAAAATTAATCTTCGGGGTGATGGTCGAATTGACATTCAGTTAATCAGTGAAACCCAAACTATTAATGAAATACGTGTCTTAGCAAAAGACGACAAAGTAAAGCGAACATCAATGGGTTTAGAATATATTCAGGCAAAAGATATTGAATCTTTACCTTCGGCCCTTGGAGAACCGGATATAATAAAAAGTACAACGATGTTGCCTGGCGTGGAAAGCGCTGGAGAAGGATCAATTGGGTTTAATGTTAGAGGAGGCTCTGCCGATCAAAACCTAATACTTATTGACAATGCTCCTATTTATTATCCAGCTCACTTTTTTGGATTCTTTTCAGCATTTAATAATGACATGATACAGGATGCAAGTTTATATAAATCAAGTATTCCTGTTCAGTTTGGCGGAAGAATTTCTTCAACCTATGATATTCATTCGAATAATCAAATAGATAATAAAATAAATGGTAAAGTTGGAATTAGTCCTATTACAACGAAAGCATTTTTGAATGTGCCATTACTCAAAAACAAACTTTCAATAATGAATTCTTTCCGATTCACCTATTCCGACTGGATAGTGGATAAAATAGACTCAAAAGAATTAGTGGACTCAAAAGCGAACTTTTACGACCTGCATGGAAAAATAAATTATAAACCCAACCCGAACAATCAATTCGAACTTAGTTACTATAATAGTAAAGATGAATTCCAATTGCATTCCGACACTATATATAACTTCAATAATTTTGTTAGCTCATTAAATTGGAGACATCGTTTTTCTGAAAAGCTAAAGATGAATAACAGTGGATACTTCACAAGTTTCTCTTATGACATGAGTGCCACTGAAATTGCAAACAATGCCTTTAAATTAACGCATCGGGTAAATGAAGGTGGTTTTAAGGCTTTCCTCAATTACGAGAAGGATCTATATACAAATATAGACATGGGAACAGAATTGAAATATTACAATATAAGTCCGGGAGACATGAAACCTTATTCTGAAAGTTCTGTTGTGAGTAAAAACAATTTGCCAGAAGAAAGCGGTCTTGAGTCTGCGTTATTCGTAGGTATTAAACACGAATTTATAGGGAGTATTACTGCAGAAGCAGGAATTAGATATTCCTTATATGGTAATATGGGCAAAAGGGAAGAATTAACATATTTGGATGGAATTACAAGTCGTTACAATATTCTAGACACACTAAGCACGTCTGCAGGTTTGAATAATATATATCATGGTCCTGAATATCGTATTTCTATTAATTACGCATTAAATCCAAGCACATCAATAAAAGCAAGTTATAATAGGACACGTCAATACATTCATCTTTTATCAAACACCACTTCTATCTCGCCAACAGATACCTGGAAACTCTCCGACAAGTACTTAAAACCTCAAATTGGAGATCAGGTTTCTTTAGGATTTTATAAAAATATTTTTAATTCCACAATGGAATTTTCAGCTGAAACTTATTACAAAAAGGTTCAAAATGCTAAAGATTACAAAGATGGAGCGCAATTATTTTTAAATAAATACGCTGAAAATGAAGTATTGAATGCCGAAGGGAAAAATTATGGACTTGAATTATTTCTTCGAAAAAACAAAGGCCGTTTCAACGCCATGGTCAGTTATACTTATTCCAGAAGTTATTTAAAATCGAAAGATAAAACCGGCGAGTTTGCGGTGAGTGATGGGGATTGGTATAAGGCACCGTATGACAAACCACATAATATCAAAGCCTTTTTCAGCTTTAAACTCTCCAGAAGATTTATATTCTCGACCAATTTAGTGTATCACACGGGTCGACCTGCTACCTATCCTATCGCCAAATACAGGCTACAAGGAATTCCAATTATTTACTATTCTGAACGAAATGAATATCGTCTTCCAAATTACTTTAGAACCGATATCTCTTTGTTAGTTGAAGGTAATTTGAAAAAGAACAAAGCATATCATACGTCCTGGACCTTTGGTTTGTATAATCTTACAGCGCGTAATAATGCTTACTCCGTTTATTTTAGATCGGAAGATTCTTTTGTAGTCGGATATAAACTATCAATATTTGGAAACGCGATCCCTACCATTTCATATAACATTGAATTTTAA
- a CDS encoding DUF4249 domain-containing protein, with translation MIPKTRYIVLISLLILSSCTEKFFLDSISEDTILVVDGKITNQSGPYELRLFRTVGLLKADSLNPEIDAIIILNDASGNSELFQEIRPGVYQTVNNIIKGTVGQTYWIEIETITGEKYESTPEKMPPPFEVESIYGKEEEVIISVTEKQKAVKIYFNAETNNKKANYLRWEYRESYEWRSPENLNTETFTENPSKICYPVTTFPLVNIYDASNLDLKFISHQPTSTIFINEVKLLYNYLIDITLFSTSQSNYEFWEKIKSVNFSEGALYDITPANIEGNITGCNEECMAIGYFEVSSTSRKHQFFTENNFTLEFANYPEECNVVEFRVYPPDPAIFHVLREMSDNGTAIFIARRNECYECNIVHPVNKPSFWP, from the coding sequence ATGATACCAAAAACACGATACATAGTATTAATCAGTCTTCTAATTCTGAGTTCCTGTACAGAAAAGTTTTTTCTTGATAGTATATCAGAAGATACAATTCTTGTGGTTGATGGGAAAATTACGAACCAATCAGGACCATACGAGCTGAGACTTTTTAGAACTGTCGGTTTATTAAAGGCAGATAGCCTGAATCCTGAGATAGATGCAATCATTATTTTAAATGATGCTTCAGGAAACAGTGAACTTTTTCAGGAAATTAGACCCGGTGTTTATCAAACTGTAAATAATATTATAAAAGGAACTGTTGGCCAAACATATTGGATCGAAATAGAAACTATTACAGGAGAAAAGTACGAATCAACTCCTGAAAAAATGCCCCCACCTTTTGAAGTAGAATCGATCTACGGAAAAGAAGAAGAGGTGATTATTAGTGTCACGGAAAAACAAAAAGCAGTAAAAATATATTTTAATGCAGAGACTAATAATAAAAAAGCCAACTATTTAAGATGGGAATACCGGGAAAGTTACGAATGGAGATCTCCTGAAAATTTAAATACTGAAACATTTACTGAAAATCCAAGTAAAATCTGCTACCCTGTTACTACTTTTCCATTAGTAAATATTTACGATGCCTCAAACTTGGATCTAAAATTTATTTCTCACCAACCAACCTCAACCATATTTATTAATGAGGTGAAATTATTATACAACTATCTAATTGATATCACCCTGTTTTCAACATCACAAAGCAATTATGAGTTCTGGGAAAAGATTAAGTCGGTTAACTTCTCAGAAGGTGCTCTTTACGATATTACCCCCGCAAATATTGAGGGGAATATAACTGGGTGTAATGAAGAATGCATGGCTATTGGATACTTCGAAGTATCATCCACAAGCAGAAAGCATCAATTTTTCACGGAAAATAATTTCACCCTTGAATTTGCAAATTATCCCGAAGAATGTAATGTTGTCGAATTTAGAGTGTATCCTCCTGATCCCGCGATATTTCATGTACTCAGAGAAATGTCTGATAATGGAACTGCAATTTTTATAGCTCGCAGAAATGAATGCTACGAATGTAATATTGTTCATCCAGTAAATAAACCTTCATTTTGGCCCTAA
- a CDS encoding DUF4249 domain-containing protein: MIPKTRYIVLISLLILNSCTEKFFLDSKSENTILVVDGKITNQSGPYELRLFRTVDLIKADSLNPEIDAIIILNDASGNSELFQEIRPGVYQTVNNIIKGTVGQTYWIEIETITGEKYESTPEKMPPPFEVESIYGKEEEVIISATEKQKVVKIYFNAETNNKNANYLRWEYRESYEWRSPENLNTETFTENPSKICYPVTTFPSVNIYDAANLDLKFISHQPTSTIFTNEVKLLYNYLIDITLFSTSQNNYEFWEKIKSVNFSEGALYDITPANIEGNITGCNEECMAIGYFEVSSTSRKHQFFTENNFTLEFANYPEECESFEIRMEEDSPDPAKFHILSSKSDGQVIIYTIRRNECYECNVVHPANKPSFWP, from the coding sequence TGAACTCCTGTACAGAAAAGTTTTTTCTTGATAGTAAATCAGAAAATACAATTCTTGTGGTTGATGGGAAAATTACGAACCAATCAGGACCATACGAGCTGAGACTTTTTAGAACTGTAGATTTAATAAAGGCAGATAGCCTGAACCCTGAGATAGATGCAATCATTATTTTAAATGATGCTTCAGGAAACAGTGAACTTTTTCAGGAAATTAGACCCGGTGTTTATCAAACTGTAAACAATATAATCAAAGGAACTGTTGGCCAAACATATTGGATCGAAATAGAAACTATTACAGGAGAAAAGTACGAATCAACTCCTGAAAAAATGCCACCACCTTTTGAAGTGGAATCGATCTACGGAAAAGAAGAAGAGGTGATTATTAGTGCCACGGAAAAACAAAAAGTAGTAAAAATATATTTTAATGCAGAGACTAATAATAAAAATGCCAACTATTTAAGATGGGAATACCGGGAAAGTTATGAATGGAGATCTCCTGAAAATTTAAATACTGAAACATTTACTGAAAATCCAAGTAAAATCTGCTACCCTGTTACTACTTTTCCATCAGTAAATATTTACGATGCCGCAAACTTGGATCTAAAATTTATTTCTCACCAACCAACCTCCACTATATTTACTAATGAGGTGAAATTATTATACAACTATCTAATTGATATCACCCTGTTTTCAACATCACAAAACAATTATGAGTTCTGGGAAAAAATTAAGTCGGTTAACTTCTCTGAAGGTGCTCTTTACGATATCACTCCCGCAAATATTGAAGGTAATATAACTGGATGTAACGAGGAATGCATGGCTATTGGATACTTCGAAGTATCATCCACAAGCAGAAAGCATCAATTTTTCACGGAAAATAATTTCACCCTTGAATTTGCAAATTATCCTGAAGAATGCGAATCTTTCGAAATAAGAATGGAAGAAGATTCTCCTGATCCCGCCAAATTTCACATACTATCAAGCAAGTCTGATGGGCAAGTCATAATATATACCATTCGCAGAAACGAATGTTATGAATGTAATGTTGTTCATCCTGCAAACAAACCATCATTTTGGCCATAA